A part of Ziziphus jujuba cultivar Dongzao chromosome 8, ASM3175591v1 genomic DNA contains:
- the LOC112491112 gene encoding putative disease resistance protein RGA3 encodes MLLELIITIKGELMVELQEIQFTSLVLSSSLLPISFNLSHFNFHRIMAESLVSGVLGQLASITTDLTMKELRLVKDVDESISSLRRKLKDIQAVLEDAERKQLDDARIRRWLDELTDISYDIDDVLDEWSSETLKSEIQKRVEAEENGHQQKAADKKKKKVCLPLTSSCFSVNQLKRVGVRRDIAHRIKRLNETLEEIAKDKQHYSLETTKVVQKQTRETISFVDESQVYGLDGPKNALIEKLLNESSEGLSGGGKSVPVIIPIVGMGGIGKTTLAQLAFNDAEIKRHFSERMWACVSDPFDEIKVAKAIIESLKGSHQNLETLEALFRLIRVSIEGKKFFLVLDDVWSDDRDKWEKFIQLLRLGAVGSRVLVTTRKVEVATMMGAAAEMITLQLLSDEYCWSIFSGLAFRGRNSEECKQLERVGRQIASKCKGLPLVAKSLGSLMCSKVTENEWEDVLSSRFWELKDEQTKTFAPFFLSYYDLSPRVRRCFSYCSLFPKDYNFDPAELIELWMSQGYLSGSQNPEEEGKKCFQSLTMRSFFQDFRIDFDQTIIGCKMHDILNDFAQFLTRNECSSMRVEVDMEKTEPPSVEKIRHSWLALAPNFPKIPTSIFDQSSLRSLFIQCTSDTSLVGENMVLFHQNFRYLKHLRTLALISSKITKVPEQIGQLIHLRYLNLFQSRNLQELADEVCDLCNLQSLRIEGCSRLQRLPEGMGKLVNLRHLYMRGCKELVGLPKGIGGLTQLRTLDTMFIPKKNEAAYFLSLGDLKSLNHLRFQRYIFEITKCCNLINRSESELTYWECLVYLILNFGEADKKEEIRDEEDEFGILEALQPHPSLRGLLITEYKGTSLYPKWMMGLDKLTGLHITHCKQCESLPPLGSLLPSLKELRIDGLDKVKKIGDEFLGLGVEQAEAVSFPKLERLGFHNMRDWEDWEGTAHTSLQSGVMPCLQVLVIENCGNLKSLPPFLKLTPLHTLCINACGVLLQSLLNSEEEFTKFSHIPCIIIDGQEVT; translated from the exons ATGCTCTTGGAGTTGATTATCACTATAAAAGGGGAATTGATGGTTGAATTACAAGAAATACAATTCACTAGCCTTGTTCTATCTTCATCTCTGCTACCTATCTCTTTCAATCTCTCCCACTTTAATTTCCATCGAATTATGGCGGAGTCTTTGGTTTCTGGGGTGCTGGGGCAGTTGGCTTCCATCACAACTGACTTGACAATGAAAGAGCTGAGGCTGGTGAAGGATGTTGATGAAAGCATATCTAGTCTCAGAAGAAAGCTCAAAGACATACAAGCTGTGCTGGAGGATGCCGAAAGGAAACAACTGGACGATGCCCGTATTAGACGTTGGTTGGATGAACTCACTGATATTTCTTACGACATCGATGATGTGCTAGACGAGTGGAGCTCTGAAACTCTCAAATCCGAAATTCAGAAACGTGTGGAAGCGGAAGAAAATGGTCACCAGCAAAAAGCAGctgataagaagaagaagaaggtatgTCTTCCATTGACCTCTTCTTGCTTTAGTGTCAACCAACTTAAACGAGTTGGTGTTCGCCGAGATATTGCTCACCGAATCAAAAGGCTTAATGAAACATTAGAAGAGATTGCCAAAGATAAACAACATTACTCTTTGGAAACAACAAAAGTTGTTCAAAAGCAGACAAGAGAAACTATCTCCTTTGTTGATGAGTCTCAAGTGTACGGTCTGGATGGGCCTAAGAATGCTCTAATTGAGAAGTTGCTCAATGAGAGTAGTGAAGGGCTGTCTGGTGGTGGTAAATCAGTTCCTGTTATCATCCCTATTGTGGGGATGGGGGGAATTGGGAAGACCACTCTTGCCCAACTTGCATTCAATGATGCAGAGATCAAAAGACACTTCTCTGAGCGGATGTGGGCGTGTGTTTCAGACCCTTTTGACGAGATTAAAGTTGCCAAAGCAATCATTGAATCTCTCAAAGGTAGTCACCAAAATTTAGAAACACTGGAAGCTTTATTCCGACTTATTCGGGTATCCATCGAGGGAAAGAAGTTCTTTCTTGTCCTAGACGATGTATGGAGTGATGACCGTGACAAATGGGAAAAATTCATACAACTGCTTAGATTGGGTGCTGTAGGAAGTAGAGTGTTGGTAACAACCAGAAAAGTGGAAGTTGCTACTATGATGGGAGCAGCCGCAGAAATGATTACCCTGCAACTTCTGTCTGATGAGTATTGTTGGTCAATATTCAGCGGACTTGCATTCAGGGGAAGAAATAGTGAGGAGTGCAAACAATTAGAGAGAGTTGGGAGGCAAATTGCAAGCAAGTGCAAAGGCTTGCCTCTTGTAGCAAAGAGCTTAGGAAGTTTGATGTGTTCCAAGGTGACTGAAAATGAGTGGGAGGATGTTCTATCTAGTAGATTCTGGGAATTGAAAGATGAACAAACCAAAACTTTTGCTCCATTCTTCTTGAGCTATTATGATTTGTCTCCTAGAGTAAGACGTTGCTTCTCTTATTGTTCTTTATTTCCTAAAGATTATAACTTTGACCCAGCTGAGTTGATTGAACTGTGGATGTCACAAGGTTATTTAAGTGGTAGTCAAAATCCGGAGGAAGAAGGTAAAAAGTGCTTTCAAAGTCTAACCATGCGGTCTTTCTTTCAAGATTTCAGAATAGATTTTGATCAAACAATTATAGGATGCAAAATGCACGACATATTGAACGACTTCGCCCAATTTTTGACGAGAAACGAATGCTCTAGCATGAGGGTTGAAGTTGATATGGAGAAAACAGAGCCTCCTAGTGTTGAAAAGATCCGTCACTCTTGGTTGGCATTGGCACCTAATTTTCCCAAAATTCCTACTTCAATATTTGATCAAAGTAGTCTGCGTTCCCTTTTCATACAATGTACTTCAGATACTAGTTTAGTTGGTGAAAATATGGTGTTATTTCATCAAAACTTTCGTTATCTGAAACATCTTAGAACACTTGCTTTGATATCTAGCAAAATAACAAAGGTTCCAGAGCAAATTGGGCAGTTGATACATTTGAGATATCTCAACTTATTTCAGAGTCGTAATTTGCAAGAATTGGCTGATGAAGTATGTGATTTATGTAATTTACAAAGTTTAAGAATTGAAGGATGCAGCCGGCTTCAAAGACTTCCAGAAGGGATGGGAAAGCTAGTGAATTTGAGACACCTTTACATGCGTGGCTGTAAAGAATTGGTGGGATTGCCGAAAGGAATTGGTGGACTAACTCAACTTCGTACACTAGACACAATGTTTATACCAAAGAAGAATGAAGCAGCATATTTTTTGAGTCTAGGAGATTTGAAAAGTTTGAACCACCTTCGATTTCAAaggtatatttttgaaataactaAGTGCTGTAATTTGATAAATCGGAGCGAGAGTGAGCTAACGTATTGGGAATGTCTTGTATACCTAATTCTAAATTTTGGAGAGGCTGATAAAAAGGAGGAAATTAGAGACGAAGAAGATGAATTTGGGATACTTGAAGCCTTACAACCACATCCAAGCTTGAGAGGTTTGCTAATCACTGAGTATAAGGGTACCAGTTTGTATCCCAAATGGATGATGGGGTTGGATAAGTTGACGGGGCTCCACATTACACACTGCAAGCAGTGTGAGAGTTTACCTCCTTTGGGAAGCCTACTACCTTCACTCAAAGAGCTTAGGATTGATGGGTTGGATAAAGTGAAAAAGATAGGTGATGAGTTTCTGGGACTTGGAGTGGAGCAAGCTGAAGCTGTATCATTCCCAAAACTGGAACGGCTTGGGTTTCACAACATGAGGGATTGGGAAGATTGGGAAGGCACTGCACACACTAGTCTTCAATCGGGAGTTATGCCGTGTCTCCAAGTCTTAGTAATTGAAAATTGTGGCAATCTCAAATCACTACCACCCTTTCTCAAACTCACTCCATTGCACACTCTGTGTATCAACGCCTGCGGGGTGCTATTACAATCTCTGCTAAACTCAGAAGAGGAGTTCACCAAGTTTTCTCACATCCCATGCATCATCATTGATGGTCAAGAG GTCACCTAG
- the LOC107412735 gene encoding putative RING-H2 finger protein ATL69 isoform X3, with protein sequence MSTAGADPPFSPTGVGLGYGIAIAVSILVLISTIMLASYACVRVKASGAARRNRLPTTTTTTITSSEPVVLVMGLDGSIIESYPKIVVGESRRLPKPNEGPCSICLSEYQPNDSLRCIPECNHCFHSDCIDEWLRMTATCPMCRNSPAPSSANTPLATPQSELVPLAFHVRSSMIEVVILESSAVEL encoded by the exons atgtCCACCGCCGGTGCCGATCCCCCATTCTCTCCGACCGGCGTAGGCCTCGGCTACGGAATCGCCATCGCCGTTAGCATCCTCGTCCTCATCTCCACCATCATGCTAGCCTCCTACGCTTGTGTTCGAGTCAAAGCCTCAGGAGCAGCCCGCCGGAATCGGCTTCCGACGACGACCACAACCACCATCACTTCGTCGGAGCCGGTAGTCCTGGTTATGGGCCTGGACGGGTCGATCATCGAGTCGTACCCGAAGATAGTGGTCGGAGAGAGTCGGAGGCTTCCCAAGCCCAACGAAGGGCCGTGTTCGATTTGCCTTTCGGAGTACCAGCCCAATGATAGCCTACGGTGCATCCCAGAGTGCAATCACTGTTTCCACTCCGATTGCATCGATGAATGGCTCCGGATGACCGCCACGTGTCCCATGTGTCGGAACTCTCCTGCGCCTTCTTCGGCCAACACGCCGCTCGCCACTCCTCAGTCTGAGTTGGTGCCGCTGGCTTTCCATGTCAG GTCATCTATGATAGAGGTAGTGATATTAGAATCGTCGGCCGTGGAATTATAA
- the LOC107412735 gene encoding putative RING-H2 finger protein ATL69 isoform X1, with protein sequence MSTAGADPPFSPTGVGLGYGIAIAVSILVLISTIMLASYACVRVKASGAARRNRLPTTTTTTITSSEPVVLVMGLDGSIIESYPKIVVGESRRLPKPNEGPCSICLSEYQPNDSLRCIPECNHCFHSDCIDEWLRMTATCPMCRNSPAPSSANTPLATPQSELVPLAFHVRIQNVPRFTNIVVITPRKRFKVGPFQYCQS encoded by the exons atgtCCACCGCCGGTGCCGATCCCCCATTCTCTCCGACCGGCGTAGGCCTCGGCTACGGAATCGCCATCGCCGTTAGCATCCTCGTCCTCATCTCCACCATCATGCTAGCCTCCTACGCTTGTGTTCGAGTCAAAGCCTCAGGAGCAGCCCGCCGGAATCGGCTTCCGACGACGACCACAACCACCATCACTTCGTCGGAGCCGGTAGTCCTGGTTATGGGCCTGGACGGGTCGATCATCGAGTCGTACCCGAAGATAGTGGTCGGAGAGAGTCGGAGGCTTCCCAAGCCCAACGAAGGGCCGTGTTCGATTTGCCTTTCGGAGTACCAGCCCAATGATAGCCTACGGTGCATCCCAGAGTGCAATCACTGTTTCCACTCCGATTGCATCGATGAATGGCTCCGGATGACCGCCACGTGTCCCATGTGTCGGAACTCTCCTGCGCCTTCTTCGGCCAACACGCCGCTCGCCACTCCTCAGTCTGAGTTGGTGCCGCTGGCTTTCCATGTCAG AATACAGAATGTGCCAAGGTTCACAAACATTGTGGTAATTACCCCAAGGAAAAGATTCAAAGTTGGCCCTTTCCAGTATTGTCAAAGTTag
- the LOC107412735 gene encoding putative RING-H2 finger protein ATL69 isoform X2, with protein sequence MSTAGADPPFSPTGVGLGYGIAIAVSILVLISTIMLASYACVRVKASGAARRNRLPTTTTTTITSSEPVVLVMGLDGSIIESYPKIVVGESRRLPKPNEGPCSICLSEYQPNDSLRCIPECNHCFHSDCIDEWLRMTATCPMCRNSPAPSSANTPLATPQSELVPLAFHVRIIYYNRFKRKLKRNEMREK encoded by the exons atgtCCACCGCCGGTGCCGATCCCCCATTCTCTCCGACCGGCGTAGGCCTCGGCTACGGAATCGCCATCGCCGTTAGCATCCTCGTCCTCATCTCCACCATCATGCTAGCCTCCTACGCTTGTGTTCGAGTCAAAGCCTCAGGAGCAGCCCGCCGGAATCGGCTTCCGACGACGACCACAACCACCATCACTTCGTCGGAGCCGGTAGTCCTGGTTATGGGCCTGGACGGGTCGATCATCGAGTCGTACCCGAAGATAGTGGTCGGAGAGAGTCGGAGGCTTCCCAAGCCCAACGAAGGGCCGTGTTCGATTTGCCTTTCGGAGTACCAGCCCAATGATAGCCTACGGTGCATCCCAGAGTGCAATCACTGTTTCCACTCCGATTGCATCGATGAATGGCTCCGGATGACCGCCACGTGTCCCATGTGTCGGAACTCTCCTGCGCCTTCTTCGGCCAACACGCCGCTCGCCACTCCTCAGTCTGAGTTGGTGCCGCTGGCTTTCCATGTCAG gattatttattataatagatttaaaaggaaattaaaaagaaatgaaatgagggaaaaatga
- the LOC107412737 gene encoding LOW QUALITY PROTEIN: non-functional NADPH-dependent codeinone reductase 2 (The sequence of the model RefSeq protein was modified relative to this genomic sequence to represent the inferred CDS: deleted 1 base in 1 codon), translating to MERIPILALGSTGKTIPALGFGTAAYPFAGSETAKGSILEAFKLGYRHFDSAALYNTEQTLGQAISEAISLGIIKSRDELFITSKLWISDAHKDLVVPAVKNSLRNLMLDYLDLNLIHFPISLKPGQIFPFSKENLLPMDIKSVWEAMEECQKLGLTKSIGVSNFSCKKLEILLSTAKIPPAVNQVEINPLWQQKNLRDFCKEKGISITAYSPLGGKGTIWGTNRVLDCEVLKEIAENKGKTIAQVCLRWVYEQGVSVLVKSFNKKRIEENLGIFEWKLSPDELKKIDQIPQQRGYDAYHFISDQGPYKSVQEFWDGEI from the exons ATGGAAAGAATTCCAATTCTGGCTCTCGGCTCTACCGGCAAAACCATCCCAGCTCTAGGGTTTGGAACAGCTGCATATCCTTTTGCAGGCTCAGAAACTGCTAAAGGATCTATACTTGAAGCCTTTAAACTTGGCTACAGGCACTTTGACAGTGCTGCTCTATACAACACAGAGCAGACTCTTGGCCAAGCAATATCAGAAGCTATTTCTCTAGGGATTATCAAATCTCGGGACGAGCTTTTCATTACTTCGAAACTCTGGATCAGTGATGCCCACAAAGATCTTGTTGTTCCCGCTGTTAAAAATTCGTTACG GAATCTAATGCTGGACTATCTAGATCTA AATCTGATTCATTTCCCCATAAGTTTGAAGCCGGGACAAATTTTCCCTTTCAGTAAGGAAAATCTTCTTCCTATGGATATTAAGTCTGTATGGGAAGCTATGGAGGAGTGCCAAAAGCTAGGACTCACAAAATCCATAGGAGTCAGCAACTTCTCTTGCAAAAAGCTTGAGATCTTGCTTTCTACTGCAAAAATTCCTCCAGCAGTAAACCAG GTGGAGATAAACCCACTTTGGCAGCAGAAAAATCTAAGAGACTTTTGTAAGGAAAAGGGCATATCAATCACAGCTTATTCTCCATTAGGAGGAAAAGGAACAATATGGGGAACAAACAGAGTCCTTGATTGTGAGGTGCTCAAAGAAATTGctgaaaacaaaggaaaaactatTGCTCAG GTTTGTCTGAGATGGGTATACGAACAAGGTGTGAGTGTTCTTGTGAAGAGCTTCAATAAGAAGAGAATTGAAGAAAATCTTGGAATATTTGAGTGGAAACTGAGCCCAGATGAGTTGAAGAAGATAGACCAAATTCCACAACAAAGAGGATATGATGCATATCATTTCATCTCTGATCAAGGACCTTACAAATCTGTTCAAGAATTCTGGGATGGAGAAATTTGA